The sequence GCCCCCGTTATTAACCAGCACCAAAGCTTGATGTTCGTGAACACCGACATTACCACGCCGAAAGCCTTTCCAGCCGCACTGTTCTATCAGCCACCCGGCAGCCAGTTTTTCTTCATTGCCAGGCTGGGAATAACTCACCAGCGCTGGGAATTTGCATCGGATTTCTTCAGCCTGCTTTGAACTGATGACCGGGTTTTTAAAAAAGCTGCCTACATTGGGTGCTTTTTCAGGGTCCGGCAGTTTGCTGCGACGTATGGCACACACTGTTTCTGCCACTAATTCCGGTGTTATGTCTTCCGTCTCACGCAGCGCAGACTGCAGTGCCGGGTACTCAATTCTCAACGCCGCCTCGGTGGAAAGTGTCAGCTGAATGTCACAAATGGCAAAGCGGTCACGGTAACGGTGTTTGAAAATACTGTCACGGTAACCAAACTGGCAATCTGCGGCATCCATACGGATAACTTCTCCCGAATTCAGATCAACCGCTTTCAGCGCCACGAAGCGATCTTTCAGTTCCACCCCGTAGGCACCAATGTTCTGAATGGGTGCAGCACCGGCCATACCCGGAATCAGAGCCAGATTCTCTAGCCCGAACCATCGGTTAGCCAGTGTAATTTCAACCAGTTTATGCCAGTTTTCACCGGCGCCCACCGTCATTAATCGCCTGTCATCAGTTTGCTCGTCCAACCGTAAACCGGGAATAGCGATGGCAATCACCAGACCAGCCATATGTTTTGTCAGTACCACGTTCGTACCACCGCCCAGAATGGTAATAGGGTAACAGTGCTGGTTGGCGTAACGGATGGCTTCCTGCAATTGCTCAACAGTAGTGATGCGGCAAAAGAACTCTGCCTTAACATCTATCGCCAGACTATTGTGCTGCCTTAACGAGCGGCCGGTTTCCAGCGTCAACATCCGGTCACCATCCATGCTGTTCGCAAATGTGATTCAACAGCCCCGCTGAAGCCCGCTCGACCAGATCAAACACATCCTCAAAGCCCTGCTTGCCGCCAAAGTAAGGATCTGGCACCTCCTCCAAAGGTCCCCCACCAAAAGGCAGAAACAGCCCGAGATAACCTTTATAGCGGTCATCACGCATTTCTTTAAGATCGGCCAGATTCTGATAATCCATCGCCAGAATGTAATCGAACAGCTGGAAGTCACCACGAGTGACCCGGCGGGCGCGCAGGTGACTCATATCCATTCCCCGACCCAGCGCCGTCGCCTGCGCCCTTTTATCAGGTGGCTTGCCGATATGCCAATCGC is a genomic window of Pseudomonadales bacterium containing:
- the murB gene encoding UDP-N-acetylmuramate dehydrogenase, which encodes MLTLETGRSLRQHNSLAIDVKAEFFCRITTVEQLQEAIRYANQHCYPITILGGGTNVVLTKHMAGLVIAIAIPGLRLDEQTDDRRLMTVGAGENWHKLVEITLANRWFGLENLALIPGMAGAAPIQNIGAYGVELKDRFVALKAVDLNSGEVIRMDAADCQFGYRDSIFKHRYRDRFAICDIQLTLSTEAALRIEYPALQSALRETEDITPELVAETVCAIRRSKLPDPEKAPNVGSFFKNPVISSKQAEEIRCKFPALVSYSQPGNEEKLAAGWLIEQCGWKGFRRGNVGVHEHQALVLVNNGGSGLELLELAADISASVKERYGVSLEIEPRVYL
- a CDS encoding low molecular weight phosphotyrosine protein phosphatase, producing MKADVGVLFVCLGNICRSPTAHSMFEAMVSERGLSGRVIVDSAGTGDWHIGKPPDKRAQATALGRGMDMSHLRARRVTRGDFQLFDYILAMDYQNLADLKEMRDDRYKGYLGLFLPFGGGPLEEVPDPYFGGKQGFEDVFDLVERASAGLLNHICEQHGW